In Pieris brassicae chromosome 8, ilPieBrab1.1, whole genome shotgun sequence, the DNA window aaataaattgtatacaatttcattaagtaagatataataataataataattgaaatgctGTGAGAGcgcttataatatatacctcTTTGTTTTCATCATCTGACGAAGAACAAGAAATGCAAGTGGAGTTCTGTGAATCATTTTCTAGTTCTGAATGTGATTTAAAGTTATTGGTATAATTGAaatgatatacatataataaattagtagTAAGTTAcgactgatttatttttcatgacaTATCTTCCTATTTTAAGAACGCGatgtataaaaacattctttatacaaataactaatatacTTCATGCTCCTTAATACtaaagacataaataaaaattaaacattatcaaGATCATTTAATCCAATTTTCCCAGTATTGCCCACAACAAATTTTTATGTCCTTACATGCCATGAGATTCCGGTAGAACTATACCAGCTTAGTGCTTACTAGTATAGTAGATAACTAGCCTAGCCTGCTCTATGGTTATGGTataaccttttaaaaattaaaatattatattaagcatataaaatttttgtgTATCTATTtctaaattgttattaattgagATAACAGATTGTATTACTATTTTAACCAGTGTAACAACGATAGTTTCGAAAAACTTGTAATTAGAATGGTAGGATCATGTcgctattatattaaatttgaattagagataaacaaatatttgtacagAGTTGTTTCATGTCTACATATTTTAGGATGTTCTGACGAGACCAGCAGAGGAATTCGGTAACGATGAAACCCTAGAACATTTATGGGCAGCGAGAGCAATGGAACACagcgatatttattttaatgtaagttAGTTAATGATACTGTGCATAAGAATGATATAGCAATaagttaacataaatattcataaacttTGGCAGGTTTTATGTTCAGTAGATACGCGATGGCTTAAATTGACCCCACACGATGATCTTATTTATACACACTTTCGGCAAGATTTTCCAGATTTAGATGTTGCTTACATTAAGGAGAATGaaatcaaaaataacattaataaagcTAAGTGGAGAGCATACTGTGAaaagtttaaaactattgttgaGGACTACAGTTTTGGAACATTGATGAGAGCCGACACAAATGGTGATTACTCTGAATCAAACACAATTTTAGTACCACGGGTCCAATTTTATGCTATAGAAATAGCAAGAAATCGTGAAGGGTTGAACAATGAagttaaaaaactatttaagtGTGCATCCAAAGCTAATATGGAGGAACGAAATCATCAAACAGAAATAATGGCATAGATATTAAAGTCTTTAGCAGacacaataattataacacaGCCACCCCTAAGGCACAAGGAACTATGGACCTGccatttttgatttataaacttggaaaatttgattttattgtaacagacattaaatacaaatatattaatcaaatgTAGCAATATGAATAttccttaaatatattactcaaaaactttaataaaacctgcagtataattatatataacatttagtaGGAATGATGTTACTATTACTTCACTGAATATTTCTTTGTTCTTCAGttctaaatatttcatattaactTTCAGatcttaataaaatgtaatttaaagtaatgtaTTAGTGAAACGATGTAAGCTCATGTATTATAATcataacatatttaatgtgaatttgatattaatatctACACACAACAAAAATCTAGAAGGTTTGATTTGTTCTATGTATACTTGCCTTAACTTCGCTAATGGATGGTAAAGGCTACAAAAATGAATGAGGTGCTCAATTactcatacatttttatgatttttttaaataaattttgtatagcattcaatgttttatttgactgtacaatgtttaatacaaatgtattgtaccaaaattaattcttaaaaatcatataaaattattataagggCTGCAGGCCTTTCAAAATACAAATGGTTTAAACAGCCATATTTCTTCTCTTTGCCAAGCAAGCTTATATGTACTTAATTACCAAGGTATGGTTTTGAATCAGTTAGAGCATAA includes these proteins:
- the LOC123713277 gene encoding protein PBDC1, which gives rise to MDVLTRPAEEFGNDETLEHLWAARAMEHSDIYFNVLCSVDTRWLKLTPHDDLIYTHFRQDFPDLDVAYIKENEIKNNINKAKWRAYCEKFKTIVEDYSFGTLMRADTNGDYSESNTILVPRVQFYAIEIARNREGLNNEVKKLFKCASKANMEERNHQTEIMA